Part of the Saimiri boliviensis isolate mSaiBol1 chromosome 21, mSaiBol1.pri, whole genome shotgun sequence genome is shown below.
GTGGGCTCCAGAAAGCTGACTCTGGCTGCTGTAGCTGGGGTCCACACGCAGGGGTGATGGAAAACCCCTGGGAAGGCCTGGAAGCCACAGGGTGGGGGTCTGGGATGTGCCGTGCAGGGACCCAGTGGATTGGGGTGCCCGGGGAGCTCCGTGGCTACGCTGAGGCCCACCGTCGCCATGGCCGCCTGCCCTGGGCGCAGCTGTTCCAGCCCACCATTGCGCTGCTCCGAGGAGGGCATGTGGTACCCCCCGTCCTCAGCCAGTTCCTGCACAACAGCTTCCTGCGGCCTTTCCTGCAGGCGTCAACCTTGCGGTGAGCCCCACAGGGTGGCCCTGGGCTCCTGGATTCAGGACGATATCCTGTCTGGGCCCAGTCCAcaccccagctctgcctcagTCCCTCCTGCACTGGAGGGTGGATGCTCATGGGGTGCAGGGGACCTTAAGGCCAGGACAGAGAAGACTTTTCATAGCCCTTCTGGCTCCACGTGGCAAATAACTCAGGAAGTCAGGCTGAGGGGAGTTCATTGCCCAAGTGACAGGACTCCAAGGTGTGGATCTGGGCTCTGCCACCCGCCCTGGGCCCCggcctccttctccctctctagGGCATGGCAGGAGGGCTTCAGCTGCTACTCTCACCCGCCTGACCCAGCCCACTGGCAGGCCCTCCCAGGAGTGAGGGGATGATGGGCCCTAGGTGGGAAATGTGCCCTCCCTGGACCAGGGCCACGAGCTGGGTGAGCGGTGCCAGCCCCCCCACCTGTTAGAGAATCTGTTCCCTGGTGTCCACCCCAGTGCCTCGGGACCCTGAGCCAGGGCGCCCTGCACTATAGGGTCCTGAGGACCCCACCCATGAGAGCCTCGGCAGGAGTGAGGCTGCCTCTGGGACCTGGCCCCACCCTGaggctgccccccaccccccagccagCTCTTCTTCAACGGAACAGAACCCCTGAGGTCTCAGGACCCACTCCCATGGCCTGCATTGGCCACCACCCTGGAGACCGTGGCCACAGAGGGCGCGGATGTCTTCTACACGGGGAGGCTGGGCCGGATGCTGGTGGAGGACATTGCCAAGGAAGGTCAGCCTCCCTGAGGTTCCATACCCTGTCCCTGCTGGAGAAAGAGCCAAGGTCCGGGTGCTGGGGGTTGAGGGCAGACTCCTCCCCAGGCCCTGAGGGAGTGCTGGTGGTGCCTGGGGCTCCGAGAGGCCACGCACCTCACACGGCCGGCCTAAGGAGTCCTGTGGTCCAGGACCTTGGACAGCAGAGCCTGCGGGTTAGGGCCAGCGAGGTGAGTTACCGATGGTCATGGCGGGCTTGGGCAGCCGAGCTGACCACCCTCACAGGCTCTCAAAGGCCAGCTCCCTCTCCCatcttcctctccccctccctgcctctggtCTCTGTCCACCCCTCTACATCTGGCTCCAAGGGTCCTGTCCTGAGGCTGTTGCCTACAGACGTATCATCACCCTGTGTCCACGAGGCTAGAGGATGAGTGGAATCCCACTGTGTGATCTGTCACCTGTGGTTATTCCtccctgcctcggtttccccatctgtttaTTGAGCCCTCTCTCTCACCCCAGGGAGCCAGCTGACACTGCAGGACCTGGCTAATTTCCAGCCCGAGGTGGTAGACGCCCTGGAGATGCCCCTGGGGGACTACACCCTGTACTCACCGCCGTCGCCTGCAGGGGGTGCCATTCTCAGCCTCATTCTCAACGTGCTGAGAGGTAAAGCCGCTGCCCAGAGCCCTGGCCCCCTGGGAACCTGGACTCCAAGCCCAGCCACGGCCTAGTTCAGCCTCCTCATCCATAAACCGGGTTCACAGACCCACAATGCAAAGACAGAGCTGTGGAAACCAGGATGGTGGGTTTAGAGCTGGCCTCCGGCTCGGCCCGTACATGAGGCTTTGCTGAAGGGGCGACATCATTCATCCAGAGTCTTCCTCCCACTAGGTGACCAGTCCCAGATACAGAAGCAGGTGGGCTGTGCAGGTGGTGAGCTGCCCACCAGGGGCGCGCACCCGGGGAGTGGAGCTCAGTGAAGCCCAAGACAGCCTGCAGCGGGTTCCGGCGGTGCCGAGGCCTGGGGCTGCCTGCGCCAGCTTCATATGAGTGTCCTGTGTCTGCCATTACAAATCGCCACAAGCTTGGTGGCTTCAAATAACAGATACGTGTCCTCTCAgagttctggaagccagaggcTGGGTATCTATCCACAGGGCTGCATTCCCTtgggctccaggggagaatctcGTTTGCCTCCTTGAcctaaataaaaaacagaacaaggctctcaaagaaaatgatgtttattcCAGAGTGGGCCTCACAGTGGGAATCCCCGTGCTAGGGTCAACTGTGTTCGGGGTGATTTCTGAGCACGATCACCTGAGCGGTGTATGCTGTACCTACTTGCGGGCTTCTATCCCTCACCCCTCCCAGCCTTCCCCTTGAGTCCCCGGAGTCTCTTATATCATCATTatataattctctctctctctgtctctctttctttctttttttttttttttgagatggagtcttcctctgtcacccaggctggatgcccagcgaacttttgtattttttttttagtagagacggggtttcaccatgttggccaagctggtctcaaactcctgacctcaggtgatccaccggcctcagccttccaaaatgttgggattaccgcgcccagcccatcgtatcattcttatgcctctgCATCCTCATAATTTAGCTCCGGTATAACTGTTTCGAAATGATTATCCTTGGCTACTAGGATCAGTGGTAAGGGAGGCACCAGTCTGAGGCTGGACAGGCCattgctgggcagatgtccttgCCCAAGTATTTTTTGTGTAAGGTTGTAATGGTCTTTGTGTGAGGttgtgaggtgtttttttttttttttttttttttttttttttttttttttttttttttttgagacagcgtcttgctctgtcacctgggctggagtgcagtggcactgtcaaggctcactgcagcctcaacctcctggactcaagcaatcctttcacctcagtcctctcacctcagcctcccaaagtgctgggattacaggcatgagccacagcacctggcggAGAACGGGTCACTTGTGCACGAGAATCCTCCCTTCATGGCCTTTCCTTGGCTCTATTTTTCagagtgttttttcttttcttttttttttttttttgagatggagtctcactctgttgcccaggctggagtgcaagagcgtgatcttggctcactgcaacctctgcctcccgggttccagttgttctcccatcttagcctccccagtagctgggattacaggtgcccgccatcatacccggctaatttttgtatttttgtagagatggggtttcactatgttggagagattggtctcgaactcctgacctcaggtaatcagcctgccccgccctcccaaagtgctgggattacagacatgagccaccccacTGGGCCGCAGCTCCATTTTGACAATCACAACCTCTTCCtgcttctggtggctgccagcattccttggcttgtggctgcctcactccagtctctgcctctttgGTTATACTGGTTTCTCCTctgctctgtgtgtctgtcttacAAGGACACTATGATCACATTCAGGGCACatctagataatccaggataatctcctccTTGGGCCCggtctggtggctcacagctgtaatcccagcactttgggaggctaaggcgggtcacttgaggtcaggagttgaagactatcctggccaacacagtgaaaccgcatctctactaaaaatacaaaaattagccagacgtagtggcactcacctgtagtcccaactacttgagaggccgaggtaggagaatcgcttgaacccgggaggcagagattgcagtgagccgagatcgtgccacgcactccagcctgggtgacagagtgagattccctcttaaaaaaaacacacacacaaaaaagcccaggcatggtggctcacaccttaatcccagcactttggaaggccaaagcaggcagatcacttgaggccaggagttcaagaccagcctgaacaacatggcaaaaccccatctctactaaaaatacaaaaaaaactagctgggtgtggtggcaaacgcctatagtcttagctacttaggaggctgaggcacaagaatcacttgaacctggaagacagaggttgtagtgagctgaggttgcatcattgcactccagcctgggcaacagagcaagactctgtctcaaaaaaaaaaaaaaatctttaccatACTTTGCCACTTAAGGTAACAGTCACTCTTGGGCTGTATAGGGTAATATTCACGGGTTCTGGGAATTAGGATGTGAGTGAATCTTTCTGGGGGGGGGTCAATATTTAACGTATTATGTAGGGTAACCCCCACCTGTGCCCCAACCCCTCCCTAGGGTTCAACTTCTCAGCAGAGTCTGTGGTCAGGCCTGAAGGGAGGGTGAACGTGTACCACCACCTCGTGGAGACGCTCAAGTTTGCCAGGGGGCAGAGGTGGAGGCTGGGGGACCCTCGAAGCCACCCGAAGCTCCAGGTGAAGTTGCTGAGGTTGCTGGGGCTGGCGGGCTGCcctcctccctggttcaggaCTTGGCATGAATGGAGGGTCAGGCCTGGCATGGGGAGGTTGGAgggatatgtatgtatgtggttTTAGGCCAGGGCAGGACTGAAAGGGACCCCAGGGTGGCAGTTACAGGGGTCAGGTGCAGGAGTGGCACCATGTCTCAAAGGACCTGGAGGGTGGGCAGAGTCGAGACCTAGCCTGGGCTTGAGGGAGGCCTGGCCACAAGGTCAAGGACAGACTGGAGAcggcccccatggggctgagcTCGTCCTGTCTTTGGTTCTGCGGGCCCGCCTGGCCCCTCACTGACCCTGccacctgcccacccaccccAGAACGCCTCCCGGGAGCTGCTGGGGGAGGCCCTGGCCCAGCTCATCCGCCAGCAGATCGATGGCCGGGGGGACCACCAGCTCAGCCACTACAGCCTGGCCGGGGCCTGGGGCCATGGGACAGGCACGTCCCATGTGTCTGTGCTGGGGGAGGATGGTAGTGCCGTGGCTGCCACCAGCACCATCAACACACCGTGCGTGGGGCTTGGGGGAAGGCGGGCGGCCACTCCTCTTCTCCTAGACCTGCACCCCCGCAGCCCCATGTCCCCTCACTTGTCCCCGTGGGGCAGCACCTTGCTTTtgccctctttctcctcctctattTCAAAAGGGGCCCCCATCCCGACATCTCTGGCTGGAAAGGCTGCTGCTGGGGTGGCCCCGAGCCAAGATTTACCTGGGAATGGGTGGCCTCGCTCAGAAAGGTGCCCTGATATGGGGCACAGGTGGCTCTTTGGGGGCCCCTCCTGGGTGGTGCCAGGGAGTGAATAGCAGCTCCAGCATGTTTCAGGGCAGCTGTAAAAGGAGGGAGTCCTGCAAGGTGGGTGGGGCAGGCAGTGTCTGGTGGGAGCCCCGGGTCCCAGCCCAGGCTCTGCCTCCACGGCTGCAGCTTTGGAGCGATGGTGTACTCACCACGGACAGGCATCATCCTCAACAATGAGCTCCTGGACCTATGCGAGAGATGCCCCCAGGGCTCGGGCACCGCCCTCTCACCTGGTGAGAACGAGGCTTCCCACCTGGGCTCCACAAGGGCCCCCCACCAGGGGAGAAAGGgcgggggctgggctggggctgcatGCTAACCCCTGGATAGGTCACCACACTGGCCAAGGCACTATTTGCTCAAGCAGAGAATGGAGACAGGATGGGTGGAGCTCCTGGAAGGTGCCAGCCCCCAGTTCCAGGCGAGCGTCCCCCGTCCTCCATGGTGCCCTCCATCTTGATCAACAAAGCCCAGGGGTCGAAGCTAGTGATTGGTGGGTCTGGCGGGGAGCTCATCATCTCTGCCGTGACCCAGGTGAGTCTGGGGCTCCTGGCTCCAGCTCTCCTTTCTGGGCAGTATACTGTCTGATTctccctggggtgggggtgcGAGGGCTGATATAGGGTAGCGGGTACCCCCTTTCTCCCTGCATCCCTCATCTCTCCCCCAGGCCATCGTGAACAAGCTGTGGCTTGGCTTTGACCTGAGAGCGGCCATCGCAGTCCCCATTCTGCATATCAACAGCAAGGGCCGTGTGGAGTACGAGCCCAACTTCAGCCAGGTGAGGCTGAGGTCCCAGCCGGATGCCTCGGGCAGAGCCCACCCCCGACGTCCATGCTGCTCAAAGCCTCCTGGGAGGAAGTCAGTCACTGAGATTCTTAGGTCAGGTACACTTCAGCTTTGGGGGCCATAAGAGTTGGGGACCTTGATGGGTGAGGCTGTCAATTCCGTGGCCTccaagacagagagaggagggtgTTGTCTACGCTGCTCCCAGGCTAAGGATCTCAGCGCCTTGATCTCTGGTCTGTGGTTTATGCCATTTTTCAGGAGTGAGTTTTCCTGGCTGTGGCCTCTCAGACTCTCCCTCATGGTGACTTTTTCCTTGTGTGGTTTGTTACTTAAATTTGCAACTTGATTTGTAAGAGAGGTTGTTTTTCCTGTGGGAGTCTGTAAAGTGATTTTGTTCTGGGGCACTAGGGCATTGGTGGTAATTTTTActctctctttttatatatattactgtatatttgaaacagcatctcactctgttgcccaggctggagtgcagtgttgtgatcacagctcactatagccttgacctcctgggctcaagtgatccttcctcttcagcctcccaaggagctaggactacaggcgtgtgccaccatggctggctaaatatttgtatttttagtaaagacgaggtttccccatgttggccaggctggtctcgaactcctgaccttaagtgatctgcctgccttggcctcccgaaagtACTGGacttacaggcaagagccactgtgcccggccctcccTTGACTCTTGACTGAAGGACCTTTGTCCTGGTGAATATCAATTCTCAGGACCTTTCACTCTGAGGACCTGAAATGCTGAGAATTTGGGAGACGAGATGACAGTCTGGGGACTGGGATTAATGGAATCCAGTGACTCACAAACCTAAGGTTCTTAGCTCCCCTGGGGAGTTGGAATGTCAGCTACTCAGGTCCAGGGCTTTCCATGGAGTACATCCTAAACTCTGGGATGGAGACTTTGGGTCCCTAAGGACCTTCACAGCTAAGGCGCAGGGACTAGGGTGAGGAGAGTCTTTGATCAGGGGGTCTTGGAGTCTGGCCAGTGGACTCTGAGAAATGCAGTCTCAGCCCTGAAAGTCCAGCTTTGGCTTCAGCAGTGAGGATCTTGGCCTTCAAGTCTAAGGACAGTGGGCAATTAGTATGTCAGGCACGGGGAACTTAACAGCCAAACGTGCAGGGCTCTGAAGACGTCACCTGCCCTGTCAGCAGCTCAGGCCATGTGGCATCACCTGATGACCTCGGATCAGAGGCCCTGGTCCTGAGGAGTGTGGAGCGCTAGGGCCTCCGTACCTAGATGTCTCTGGGATCTCAGGCCCTGCTGGGTATGGTTCTGGGGccatgagtctttttttttggtttgtttttgttgagacagtttcagtctgtcacccaggctggaatacagtggcgcgatctcggctcattgtaacctctgcctcctgggttcaagcaattcttctgcctcagcctcccgactagctgggattacatgcccacaccaccatacccagctaatttttgtattattagtagagacgaggttttggccaggctggtctggaactcctgacctcaaatgacccgcctgccttggcctcccaaagtgctgggctcacAGGCATGTGTGACTGAAGCCAGCCAACTTCTCAGGTCGTTAGTCTGAAATGGTATCTGGAAACATGGGGCCCTAGCAGCTCAGGTCCCTGTCCGCTAGGACTTTCACCCCTTTACAGAGTGGTAGTGTGTGCGGACCATCGCCCCGGGGCAAGGTACTTGGCATCTTTGAAACAAGCACacgtggccgggcgcagtggctcacgcctgcaatcccagcactttgggaggctgaggtgggtggatcatgaggtcaggagttcaagaccagcctggccaagatggtgaagccccgtctctactaaaaatacaaaaattaggccgggcgcggtggctcaagcctgtaatcccagcactttgggaggccgaggcgggtggatcacgaggtcaagagatcgagaccatcccggtcaacatggtgaaaccccgtctctactaaaaatacaaaaaattagctggacatggtggcgcgtgcctgtcatcccagctactcaggaggctgaggcaggagaattgcctgaacccaggaggcggaggttgcagtgagctgagatcgcgccattgcactccagcctgggtaacaagagcgaaactccgtctcaaaaaaaaaaaaattagccaggcgtggtggcgagtgcctgtaatcccagctacttgagaggctgaggcacagaattgcttgaacccaggaggtggaggttgcagtgagccaagatcatgccactgcactccagccttggcaacagagcaagactccatctcaaataaataaataaataaataagaaagaaacaagcaC
Proteins encoded:
- the GGT5 gene encoding glutathione hydrolase 5 proenzyme isoform X1, coding for MARGCGTTVGLALLGLGLALAVIVLAVVLSGHQVPCGPQAFAHAAVAADSKVCSDIGRAILQQQGSPVDATIAALVCTSVVNPQSMGLGGGVIFTIYNVTTGKVEVINARETVPASHAPSLLDQCAQALPLGTGTQWIGVPGELRGYAEAHRRHGRLPWAQLFQPTIALLRGGHVVPPVLSQFLHNSFLRPFLQASTLRQLFFNGTEPLRSQDPLPWPALATTLETVATEGADVFYTGRLGRMLVEDIAKEGSQLTLQDLANFQPEVVDALEMPLGDYTLYSPPSPAGGAILSLILNVLRGFNFSAESVVRPEGRVNVYHHLVETLKFARGQRWRLGDPRSHPKLQNASRELLGEALAQLIRQQIDGRGDHQLSHYSLAGAWGHGTGTSHVSVLGEDGSAVAATSTINTPFGAMVYSPRTGIILNNELLDLCERCPQGSGTALSPAENGDRMGGAPGRCQPPVPGERPPSSMVPSILINKAQGSKLVIGGSGGELIISAVTQAIVNKLWLGFDLRAAIAVPILHINSKGRVEYEPNFSQRQCLALLLWLFSNSWPQVILPPWLPSGQDCRRCRGDSKTEARTRPRGASS
- the GGT5 gene encoding glutathione hydrolase 5 proenzyme isoform X3; the encoded protein is MARGCGTTVGLALLGLGLALAVIVLAVVLSGHQVPCGPQAFAHAAVAADSKVCSDIGRAILQQQGSPVDATIAALVCTSVVNPQSMGLGGGVIFTIYNVTTGKVEVINARETVPASHAPSLLDQCAQALPLGTGTQWIGVPGELRGYAEAHRRHGRLPWAQLFQPTIALLRGGHVVPPVLSQFLHNSFLRPFLQASTLRQLFFNGTEPLRSQDPLPWPALATTLETVATEGADVFYTGRLGRMLVEDIAKEGSQLTLQDLANFQPEVVDALEMPLGDYTLYSPPSPAGGAILSLILNVLRGFNFSAESVVRPEGRVNVYHHLVETLKFARGQRWRLGDPRSHPKLQNASRELLGEALAQLIRQQIDGRGDHQLSHYSLAGAWGHGTGTSHVSVLGEDGSAVAATSTINTPFGAMVYSPRTGIILNNELLDLCERCPQGSGTALSPAENGDRMGGAPGRCQPPVPGERPPSSMVPSILINKAQGSKLVIGGSGGELIISAVTQAIVNKLWLGFDLRAAIAVPILHINSKGRVEYEPNFSQEVQRGLQDRGQNQTQRRFFLNVVQAVSQEGACVYAVSDQRKGGEAAGY
- the GGT5 gene encoding glutathione hydrolase 5 proenzyme isoform X4 is translated as MARGCGTTVGLALLGLGLALAVIVLAVVLSGHQVPCGPQAFAHAAVAADSKVCSDIGRAILQQQGSPVDATIAALVCTSVVNPQSMGLGGGVIFTIYNVTTGKVEVINARETVPASHAPSLLDQCAQALPLGTGTQWIGVPGELRGYAEAHRRHGRLPWAQLFQPTIALLRGGHVVPPVLSQFLHNSFLRPFLQASTLRQLFFNGTEPLRSQDPLPWPALATTLETVATEGADVFYTGRLGRMLVEDIAKEGSQLTLQDLANFQPEVVDALEMPLGDYTLYSPPSPAGGAILSLILNVLRGFNFSAESVVRPEGRVNVYHHLVETLKFARGQRWRLGDPRSHPKLQNASRELLGEALAQLIRQQIDGRGDHQLSHYSLAGAWGHGTGTSHVSVLGEDGSAVAATSTINTPFGAMVYSPRTGIILNNELLDLCERCPQGSGTALSPENGDRMGGAPGRCQPPVPGERPPSSMVPSILINKAQGSKLVIGGSGGELIISAVTQAIVNKLWLGFDLRAAIAVPILHINSKGRVEYEPNFSQEVQRGLQDRGQNQTQRRFFLNVVQAVSQEGACVYAVSDQRKGGEAAGY
- the GGT5 gene encoding glutathione hydrolase 5 proenzyme isoform X2, which codes for MARGCGTTVGLALLGLGLALAVIVLAVVLSGHQVPCGPQAFAHAAVAADSKVCSDIGRAILQQQGSPVDATIAALVCTSVVNPQSMGLGGGVIFTIYNVTTGKVEVINARETVPASHAPSLLDQCAQALPLGTGTQWIGVPGELRGYAEAHRRHGRLPWAQLFQPTIALLRGGHVVPPVLSQFLHNSFLRPFLQASTLRQLFFNGTEPLRSQDPLPWPALATTLETVATEGADVFYTGRLGRMLVEDIAKEGSQLTLQDLANFQPEVVDALEMPLGDYTLYSPPSPAGGAILSLILNVLRGFNFSAESVVRPEGRVNVYHHLVETLKFARGQRWRLGDPRSHPKLQNASRELLGEALAQLIRQQIDGRGDHQLSHYSLAGAWGHGTGTSHVSVLGEDGSAVAATSTINTPFGAMVYSPRTGIILNNELLDLCERCPQGSGTALSPENGDRMGGAPGRCQPPVPGERPPSSMVPSILINKAQGSKLVIGGSGGELIISAVTQAIVNKLWLGFDLRAAIAVPILHINSKGRVEYEPNFSQRQCLALLLWLFSNSWPQVILPPWLPSGQDCRRCRGDSKTEARTRPRGASS
- the GGT5 gene encoding glutathione hydrolase 5 proenzyme isoform X5, producing the protein MARGCGTTVGLALLGLGLALAVIVLAVVLSGHQVPCGPQAFAHAAVAADSKVCSDIGRAILQQQGSPVDATIAALVCTSVVNPQSMGLGGGVIFTIYNVTTGKVEVINARETVPASHAPSLLDQCAQALPLGTGSQLTLQDLANFQPEVVDALEMPLGDYTLYSPPSPAGGAILSLILNVLRGFNFSAESVVRPEGRVNVYHHLVETLKFARGQRWRLGDPRSHPKLQNASRELLGEALAQLIRQQIDGRGDHQLSHYSLAGAWGHGTGTSHVSVLGEDGSAVAATSTINTPFGAMVYSPRTGIILNNELLDLCERCPQGSGTALSPAENGDRMGGAPGRCQPPVPGERPPSSMVPSILINKAQGSKLVIGGSGGELIISAVTQAIVNKLWLGFDLRAAIAVPILHINSKGRVEYEPNFSQRQCLALLLWLFSNSWPQVILPPWLPSGQDCRRCRGDSKTEARTRPRGASS